Within Hoplias malabaricus isolate fHopMal1 chromosome 16, fHopMal1.hap1, whole genome shotgun sequence, the genomic segment ATGTTAATTTAGAGAACAAAATTGAAGTCATATTTAACACTTGATATTTTTCCTTATTGTTCTAATTAAACTACGTTTAAGTTATACCAAAAAGTCAAATATGAatctttaaatgtacatgttTCTAAGCAGCTTTGAAGatgaagcaaaacaaactcAAGGTTTGGGAGGAGTTGGATCATGACCTGCATCACCTCCTGGACTCATTGTTCAGTGAACTTGAACTATATTCCTCTGTTTgaactttcacatatattttatccAAAAATGATTTGATGCAGAACACAATGGAactattttttgtaaaataatgaggtgttataaattaataaactggTCCTGACTGCAAGGTTTTCCAATTGGAGCAGTTCAGGCATCCAAACCCGTGCTGACCAGCAGCTCATAGGCAGGGTCATGACCCCTACGGCACAGaaccacacacgcacacagcaGCCCCAGCATCTGCTCAGATAAACAGAGATAAACAGAAGGACACAGAATATTTATCATTTACACTTGTTTTCTAAAAGTCAAAGCCAATATACTATGATCCATGTTCAAATATTGTCACTGTAAGACAAAAACCTCATACATCCAAAACTTTTcatgagaataaaaaaaaattatatatatatatatatatatatgttttaactAGGGCATGCcacttataattatttttaaaaccagTTTTATGTAGGTTTTTCACAATTTGGGGAATTAGTGACTTTTCTTATGGAAATCCATAATTGCACAAACTAGAGGAAGAAAATtttgtaatttgagttgtgCTGCTTTCCATTTCTCCAAACACATTTCAGTGATAATTAGCATGTATAGGTAGAAGTATTCAAATGGCGCTagtccactgcatggtacctacacttcTCAACGTCTTTAATGGGAACCGTGGGCTTTGGGAAAAACAACAACGGCAACGtattgtgttgttgttgcttttttgGGGCATAACACCCCTTGGCTGTGCATGACTTCAGACAGATCactatatttttttgttccttgttgcacaATCAATTTCTTGCTGGATTCTTTGatggccaccaatccaaggggTGTTTGTACCTCTTTAAAACACCACGGTGTAACTTTAGAGCTGCCATTGAGAGTCAAATAAAAACCAAATGCGACTTCTAATATTGCCTGAAGATTTTACAAACCGCTAGTTtatgctggatgtctgcattttgtcatgAGTcaagtagtgtaggtaccatgcagtggaattTTCAGAAGTGTTGAATGtcatttttcaaaaaaattaaaagcaaaacatgGGGCTTATTTTCCAAACAATCctcttttctctcactttctctgtgcTATATGACAGCAAATACAAAGCTGAATTTAGCCTCACACTCGTCCATTTATAGTAGAATGGAAAATGTTAAAGAAAGCTTGAAACTAAGAGCTAGAAGCCAGTTTCAAACATAAAGTTGTACGTTTCATCTTGAACCTaaaatttctgaaataaaaattaattttaaatgttcacttctaaaaatattattttattctgattGTTAATGTTATAGTTTGAGCTTATATAGGCTCTATATTGTGACCAAAATGCAAGCAAGCAAGAGGAGAATTGTTTGGCCACAGCTCTCCTTGCTTCACAAGTGAGCTAAATTGCTCCAAATGCAGCAATATCCATCTCCTACATTTCACTAACTTTCACTGCTGTACATATCAACACAGTGAGCCATCTCCCCAATTACATTAGTCAGGCAACCAGCATATGAAGCTAGACCacctgttttattgttttttcccCAGCCTGTGCATGTGACTTTAATACATACAGATATCTGAGAAGGATCAAAACCCCTAAATCTGACCTGATATCcctgacatttaaaaaaaaaatcaggtttAACAGAGTGACTTGCAGCAGCAGAAGGACACTATATTAAGGcagatatttttcttttgtctcaCTTCTTTCAATTTCAAGAACAACATCTACTACAATGTACTGTTCAATAATTAACAAACATACATTCACATATTTGAATTATTCAAGTTTAAgacataaatgtaaaaatatttaattccaaaCTATTTCTCTATTAATCAACAAATCTTACAATTACGCGAAGAAAACATGTAAAAGGTTTTGCTCTGATGGTGAGGACTGTAACATAAACATGAACATTTTTAGAAAacatgtggtgtgtgtttacctgtatTGCAGCAAATGTCAAGGCAGCCAAAATGACATACAGCATTATATCCTTCAATTTTTTTACCACAAGAGCTTCACAACCCTGAGAAAACAAAAGTATGGAGACTTTTAACtcctgtgtgtgtattatttttgtttttaatgattgaAATATTTAGTCTTGTCATTTTATGGCAATAAGTTAGGAGTATGTATCTTCTACCTCTGGGTACAGGTCTCCGGGTCGTGTTAATGTCCCAGTGCAGTTGCTGATGGTGGGTTTGCAACAGCTGACTGGAACGCTGTAGTTTCTGGACTCAGTAAACCAGGGAGTGTTCATCCAGTCTGAATAGTTATGGATCCCACAGCAATGCAACTGGATAGAATGAGAAGTGTGAGAaactagatagatagataaatagatagatatatgtagagagagtgtgtgtgtgtgaaagagagagagagagagagagagagagagagagagagagagaggcaggcacagagagagagagagagagagagagagagagaggcacagagagagagagagagagagagagagagagagagagagagagagagagagagagagagagagagagagagagagagagagagagagagagattcttaCCTGTCTTTGGACATAATCTATGACTCGGCTGGGGGCATCTGTATTAGTTCCATTATATTCATTATACACTTTCTGAATGGAGTGATTCACCTCAGCTTCCACCTGGGTGGAGATTAAACAACATCATAAACACAGTatgtatttcaaataaaatctaCTTCATTATTGGGATCAGAATTacattattactttattattatagaattaattaTAACTATaggaaaaaatgttaaaaattaatgttttttacaattatttacaGTACGATGTGTACAATTCTGCAAGATGCACTGTGACCAACTGGAGCTGATAAGAAGTACATAAGTAGCATAGAAATATCTTCACATGGATTCTGCATCGGACAAGCATCAAGGATCAGAAAGAACAGATTTTGAAATGGCTGACCTTGGCTCTGTAGATGTAACcaagcaccaccaccaccacctcagttGCAAACACTAAAAGTAGAACTGCTGAAAACTTTAGGAAAACATATTTAGGTTAAAACATGGGTATAAGCGATTTTCTGACAAAGCAATATATACTGACAGTAGGAATCATCCCATTCAAGTAGTCTCAAAAGAAGTTCTGACCCATTATAAAGGTCTGTTACAACAATTTTCAGTTGTCACCAGTTCCAATATATCAGCAAGTGCTCACAAATCAAATACAGTGCAAACAACCCAGAGATGCTTCGGACAAATACATGCTTTTTCTGATAtataaagatacaaaaataattcTGTTAGAACTGCCCAAATATAGAGCCACTGCTAGGTGCCCATGCTTGAAAGCACCATGAGAAAGAACAGGATGAGTCTGGGGGCATCCTACTCTCAAAGAAACTAAAGCCAACTGAGATTTCTAGGACTCTCAGCCTCAAATGGCTTAAATGTCCTTACAGGGCCATCACTGAATCACTGCACCACTCAGTGGCTATGTTTTTGTAATGAAAGGAAAATTACTAAGCACAGATTTTTACTACCATATTACATAATTTCTGGAATTGGGGATTGTATATAAATGCAAAAAAATGCAGGATTAAAACATTTCTTGAATGAAGTGATTCCCCAAATATATGGAATAAAAATGACCCCATTTTGACTTACAGTAGCCAAACCACAATGGCTCTCTCTTATTGTAGCGCAACAGCCGATAAAGCCGATGATGAAGAGAAGTGTTCCCACGGCGATTATCACCACCGCAGGTATGAGGGTGTAGATGTCCTCAAAGAAATGATCGTAGTCATCATATGTTATGAAGACATATGCACCAATGTAGCACAGAATACCTGCAGCAGCCTTTAAAAGGAGAAATAAGATAAGAAAATTGTCTtctgatatatttaaattaatcaaacaaacaaataacacagGGAGACGTTCAGTGATGCCTTAGCCATCCGTTGCCATTGGGTAGTTTGTGCCCTCCTATTGTGCATAGAGCTGTCCAGTggcattataaaaaaaaagcagtggtTGGTGTCATGTGCCTTGGAGGAATGCCCTTAACCCCACCTGGTTGACTGTACTGTGTGTGAATGGGAGTGTGCTAACTGGGTAGAACTGGTGGGTATATAGTAGGATTCATGAGTTATTTAAGGGGGATTTATGAGTTATTTAAAAGGACAATCATTTATATACTTTGATTATTCATTTACTTGTGTTGAAGCAGCCATTTTACTGTTTCCCAATGACCATAATGTATCAGGGATTAGCTATTGTTTAAAACAAGGCCACTTTATAAGATATAAGGTTCATTTCGATATTTCAAAGCAATTTAATCCTTCGTTTCATGACAGATACATTTTGCAGACAATGTCTAAAATAATTCttcacttttataaatattgtaaaatattactttttttaatacattcagattaatattaaattaaattaaaatcattaatacATGTATTAAGACGTAAAAcctaacaatattaatataatgaatgtaataaatgtaaagCTATATTTAAAAGCCAAGAAAGCACTCAAAAAACTCAAAACTTCATAATATCAAAACTTTAAATCAATTagtgcataataataataaataataataataaatggaatttttaaagcgcttttcagtaacccaaagacgctgttacaatcagatgaacacataaagacaatcacatccataacactacataacatacaatgatacaaaacaggaacaaggtttaaaaaaaaaatcaaaatcaaaaataaTGGATCAAACGGACAAAGATTGTATTGTATCCTAAATCTATACTATTGTTGTGTGTGTCAGGTAATGACTATAGTAAAGGCAAAAGGaactaagtaaaaaaaaatgaagtagtacaagtacagcatctgtcaatAACACATGAACAACGGTGTGTATCACTACCTTTCTTATCTAAAGGTTGTACTACTGTTCTTGTTTCTAATCCTGTCGATGAGTGATCACAAACCAGAATCAACGTCAATGATTAAATTAAGCCCAAACCACAAAAGAGGACCTTATGTTTTGATATCTTTAATATAAAACTATaggttaatttattattttagtacCTGAGATGAAGTAAAATAATTACGactgaaaacacaaaaaagtaCATATCCATCAAAACTGAAGTTGAATAAACGTATCACTACTTAACTACTATTTAAAAGATATTATGTGTTATTTTCATACATCTCATTCCTGAGATTAACTGTGCTAGCAACGTTACTCTAGCTTAATTCTGTCAGCAAACACGAAACTTTAAATAGCAACTGGCCATTTCAGAcaacattttaattatattagcCAAACAGGCAACAGAACATTAAAGGAATGTAGCATAGCTACCTTTTAACTGTATATCCTTGACTACAGGCATAAATCGATGCATGTAAACAACTAGCAGTGCATTTGTGCTAACGTTAACGTTTACCGTTGGCTGACTTACCCAGAAAATGAGGTTGAGAAAAACCAGAACTGTTTTGGAAGAAATTACTCCACACTGGCCCATGGTGTCGAAAACAGATTATATTTCCTCAAATACAAAATCTGTTTGCAATATTATCACTACAGCATATCTGATGGTCTAATTCGCCGCTGCTCTAACCTCGCCGCGTCCCAAATTCTTCCTTAATACTTAGCTACGTAGTGCACTGTATAGGACATGAAACACTAGGTTCTACACATAAGTAAGCGGTCTATATTCAGTCAAGGGCTCACACATTtgcatgtggctgaatgcaaaaTTGAAATGAAGTAGACATTTTTCCAACTGTTTAGGTGCAAGAGCCAATGTATCAATTCCGACGTAGTGCCCTATTTAGGATGTAAGGGGCTATTTGTGGCATTGCCCTAACTCCTCAATGCCCGAGCTCAAACCGTCAACAGAATTTCCGATTGGACAGCGCAGGTCACATGACACATTGAAATTTAATATAGTGCCATTTCTGTTTAAGGCCGACAGATGgagacacatttttttttgttttgggaatTAAGGATATATTTccacttcttttttttaaagcacgCTTTTACAAATGTTAATGTTGTCTGACATAATTCTATATCtcagaatgttttatttaatatgtCATACATGAGCAAACTAGACCAGTTCAGCGCCTGTCTTAGTTCCTGTTCTCTGACCTAAAGTCTTATGTGAAGTACGCCCATTCATGACGTTTTTGAAGATTTAAACAACAGTGTGAGTAAGGGTTCGGGTTTTAGAAAAATCTGTGTATATGTTATTTGACTGATGCACTGAAACAATAATTAATTGGCCGTGTGCCATTACTCAGACTTACATACTTGTACCCCTCACTTGTATATGCCCACTTAGGTATAAAAGGCTGCAGGGCAGGTGTCACCAATCTTATCCAAAAAGGACTAGTATGGTTAAAGGTTTTCATTCCAACCTGCAGCCACATCAGCCCTTTGTGGAATAGACTGGTGACCCCTGCTGTATGGTGTTTCAGTTCTTTCATTTTCCCCTCCCAGTGTGcttaaaaaatgcagaaaaattaagttttttaatgtttatgtaaGCTTATAAGACTGTTTCCTAATATTTCTCtgctgttctgattttgtgcagaCGTACAGTCCACATCACTGTGACTATCGTCATTGTTCCCATGGTTGAAAAACATTGCTAAAGTGTCCTCTAGATTGGCAAAAATGAGACAAAGTGCCCTATTTGCTGCCTTTCAtatgacaaataaataacagtGCCCTCTTGGGTGCCATATCTTGCAATAAATTATGATGATGTACCCCATAGAGCAAGAAAattctataatattttttaagaaGGACTCTTACATGGTTGCGTTTCAATAGAAAGTGGTGCCCCTCCTTGACAGTGCCATTTCCAGTAAAGGAAATGCCATGCAAAGTGTGTACCTACAATAGAAAGAATATGGGTAAGTTTCCTAATAGAAGTCTTGTCAGTGGAGAAAATTCGACTTACCCTCTGTAATTAAAAACAGAGTGCCCTCTCAGATGCCCTTCCAATGGAGAAAACATGATGCAGTGCCCTTGTTACACCCCTCCTAAGACCCCCACACCCCCTCCCACAAGTACTCCTCACTGCAGAACCAGAAATCCACTGGGTGCAGTTGGATCACATCCAGCTCTGCCCACATCCAACTCGTTCTTCAAGGGAGCTTAGGGTTAGGTTGTCTGGGAGGAGCCAGTTTTAGTCTAATCCAGTGAAAACACCATGAGGGAGAAGCTGGATCACTCCCTATGGATTTCTGGTTCTGCAGCGCCGTCCTTCTCCCTGGGACCGGCTTTCCAAAAGTTGGTGACATGACAGTTTATATTTGCAATGTGTAATCAGATTTCCTAATAATGTAATGTTAAATTAAACTAAAATTGATCAAGGATGAAAACTATTTTATCATACCTGGTACATCATAGGTTTTGGTGTGCTACTGGGGCCCCATGTCATCCACTGGGTGTCCTTTTTAATTTTTCGCCCCTGCCACAGTCTGAGTCTACCACTGCCCAGTGGTGGTCCTGACaaatgaagagcagggtgaagtTGGGATAAGGATGTATACAGAGTATACAGTAATTAAATTCTGCCTGTCCATTTTCCCATTGTTTATATTCCTTAGGATAATACAGGACTCTCAAACTTAAACACCAGcaaaaaggccaaacagcaacTTGTCTTCATGCTGAGGAATAAGAGAGCTTATATACCTCCTTTAGACTTCACTCCATTCTAAAGGGAGAATATATAGCGTATTGACCAGCTGTCTCAGGCGGTAGGCCTCTGCAATGTGAGAACAGCAGAGATCATCACTAGAGCCTCCCTGCCTACCATCGACACCTCCTACACTGCATCAGTGCTGCATCGGCTAGAAGACCAGTTCTGTGAAAGACTACCTATAAATTGTCTGGtttcatatttgtattttttaacacTTTACCCAGGTCCTTGTTTTATGTTGGACCAAGTGCAGAAAGACAATAGTGGATATTCTGTGTTCTAGATACATTAAGGAATGACAGTAAAGATCCCCTTAATTTACTTGGTAATTTTTGTTACTAGTttttagaagaagaagaagaaaattacatttattagtCCCTTTAGTCAAATTGATTGTATTTTACCAAATCCATGTTagtgaacaaacaaacacacactactaAGCAATTCTCttagccacacacacaaaagcagatccccacaggaccaccacagaacaggtatgggATGGGtcttggatcattctcagcactgcactgacatAGACATgatggtagtgtgtgttgtgctggtataagtggatcagactaGCAGGGCAGCTAGCGTTgtccaccaacaaaaatatccagcctaTTGCATTCTGTGTCCACTAATGAAGTACTAGAGGATGACCACCATTCACTGTGTagtaacagatgagctactgtctcttaTTGTACATATAAAACGTGGACCATCAAGTTAGGtatgtctaacagagtgaacCGTGAGTGTACAGTGTTCagaaactcaagcagcactgctgtgtctgatccattgaGAAAAACAGATGAaatagtctgtaactgtagaactacaaagtgctcctgtatggttagTGGAGTTTATAATAGGTAAGTGAGATTTCCTTAATATTTTTTGCACTTAGCCTAATATTTGTGTAATGGTATCTTTTAAAGGCCTAGTAAATTTTAAGTATAATAACATTTGAGGTTGCAACATTACTGATAAAATATAAGTTATAACACTtgaaaatcattaaaatcacataaaattattattattattataaagctttgtgttttttggcaaGCAactaacaaaaaacaataaattctGGGTtgagtgtttttgttgttaatgTTAAGAAGCTTAAAAGAAATCcctgtgaaaaaaaatatattactaaAACCACGAAAGAATGTATTTGTGCACCACACAGTTCACCCACAGGTTTCTTTTCTGGTTGGTGTGATTAGTCTCAGCACTTGAGTTGTTTACTTGTTGattggtgttgtttttttctttgtttcatgCTGTGTGCAAACTGTGGAATATGATCTGTTAAGTGGAAAATGTGTCGCAGAAAAATAAAGGCTTTTTAGAGTGAAAACCTCACAGGTGATTGACTAATCAGagcccacacaaaacaaacacataacagaaaaaaaaaacaccataagTAGCTGAATATTTTCAGGAGGAAATATACTCACATTTTTAAGGATAAAACTAGACGTGTTGAAGTTTAGGTTTAACATCTTGTATGCTTGTTGCTGTTGCATACAAATGTATTTACCGTGTGTTTActtgtctttgtttatttatgttcattAGTTTAATTATAAGTAGCTTTGTAATGTTCTGAGTCAATTTTCATATTGTTcagttaatatttttattttttattctgatACCATGATACCATGCTTTTTCAAGTTCACAATgcgaaaatatatattaaatagcaAACCttagttttcctttaaatttTGTAGTTACAtaacaacagaaaacacactagctggaaaaaaaaaataaacagacataACCGGCCTTAATCAATTCAagttttatacaaataaaaaactgaatatttgtgttttgttaaatacAGATGTTCAATATGAGCACTTGAACGCTGCACATTACcagggaaaaataaatatacaatcaTCACTAGTCTCtttcatatgtgaaaacagGTAAACTGAACATAAATATTATAGTTGTACATGAAGCTGAGGATCTTTTCTGAGGAGATTTCAGCAACTGGTCATCTGTCTTTGTGGAGATTTCACCACTTTCTCTTTCCTTGGAtgtagttctctaaaatcttcaTGAATACTTCAGTGTCCTAGAATATAGATGTCAGTTAATAAGAAAATGCAAGATTTATTGGTTATTCAGTGGTAGCCTATATACATCTATCCTGCATAATATTTATGCAACCCAACTGTgaattttctctcatttttaattttatgtttagTATTACTACTTTAATTGCAGCTaacatatttgtattattaatcTAGTCATTTCTATTGTAGTTGTATATTGCTGTTACTTTTACTGTAGCTGTTTCATTAATCTTCTGCTTCATTGAGACATCTGTAATGCTGTCTATCTGTCTGACTATAACTTCTATTACAATGTCACAGCTAATCAATTATATTCGGGATAAAAATTATAAGTCACGTCATATTTACCTAAACAAAATCTCATatttccattttcattttttgatcTAGGAATTGTGATAATTAGACAATAAAAACGTCCAAAATAAACTAgaattaatattttactttaacaTCCATTCAGAGTTAGTTAAGaaattgttctgtttttttttttttttttgcctttggaACACTTCTCGAATTTCTATTTGCATAACATTATGTGCATTTCACAAAACATTTGATACAAACAGCACCACATCGTAGATTACTGACAAATGCTCAAAATCCTTAGTTCATGTCCCAGAATGAAGTTTTTATGTCAAtgaacatgtcagtgtcaccaAAATGACAAGACCTCGTGTCACTGATTATGAACAAGACAGTCAAAATGTTCAGCCACATGGTCAATACATCAGTGTTTTCTGATGACAGTGAAAATGCACGGGGCTGCACTTTTACTGTGAGTTGCATATAAACAGTACAAATTTAGACATtactgtatgtgtgagtttgaCTGAATGAGATTGGACAAGATCCATATCCATGCTTTTTATTGTTGGTACTATAGGTCAATGACAGACCATCTTGTTATGATACAGAAAAGAAAGGCAAAACTGTTTAACACAAAGGAAAAAATCTGaatcagaaatataaaaatgggAAACACCCTTTAGGCTGAGATGTACATATAGGACTGCATGGGGATTTACTGAGTTGTCTGATCCTCTAATACCAaaggaacacacactaacagagcCACCTAATCACTTTAATCGCAATGCTGAGAATGACCAATTATTGAAATATTACCTGCTCTGTAGTCTCGCATTGCCATGCAACGTGGCCAAGAAGtgcacaagtctgctattttggcatgacatgtTGAAGGAGGCGATTCATATCGGACCAATACcagtacaaaacaaaacacagaaatgcaTATGCACGGATGtacagacagccaatcagaatgtaaCTGGCAGTATCCTGACATTGAGGCCAGATtactgcactgaaagtatcagactctccgtCTACTTGtgggcggagtgtctgtggctgaggctacctgctctgtagtggttCTGAGTCTGACCATTAGGAACCAGGTGAAAGGGAGTTAACAAAGTATACAAAGCAACAGGTGGACAACAGCCTGTAATTTCAAAACTAAATATGCTTTTTATTGTAAAAAGAGCAAATTGGTGAGTGTGGAAACaagatgtaattttaatgttttgtctgTGTACATAAGCAGTTCTCCAAATTGCTTTTTATCTGAAGatattattgtctttttttttagagAAGCAGTCATATTCTCAAATGACTTTTGATTGCTAAATATTGACGAATTAATCAGAgaatctgtattttttaaatctgtgagAAACCTGCTCTATAGagtttaaacaaattaattccTAACTGACTCATCATGTGAGTCCTATTTCATCTAGAAAATGTAAAAGTTAATAATCCTTTTAATAAGTAATcacattataaataatatttgcaaCTTTTTGGTGGAAATAAtgatgtattttttatatttatataatatgtgTTATTATGCTGGAGAATGCTTTTTTTTACCTCATTTTTGGAGCTGTTATCTGAAGACTGGAGTCTGGCTTGGAGAGCAGTTTTTAGAACCTCCTGATAAAGATCATCCGCTCCCACCTGCAGAGGGTTTAGAGCGCCACCATCCGGCGGAAACAGACTATCTACAACACTCTTCTTCCCCATAAAGTgaccttaaaacacacacaaagctttTAAATGGAATATTTTCAGTGCACCGACAATAAATATCACCGTATAACTTTTCTACAATATTAAACcgtttaaaattattataatttttaaaaacaactgtTTTAATTTgctattcaaatatatatttgagttACATAAAATTTTCATGAAATGTTGACACAACAATGTCAGTCTTCTGTTGTCCAACTACAACTGCAAGTTCATGTAACTTGGTAACTTTTAAAACTACGTTTTAGTCCATACCCAATTCAATAGTTCGGATACCATCACATATGAAGTACGCTTTTAATGACACATGCAGGTACTAGTCTAAACACTacaccacacaaacatactACATTCCGTGGAATTATACTACACTGCCAAAACACgatttgtaaaaatgtatgaaatgtgAACGACGTATGTAGTTTTTCCTATTGTGGGTTTGCTGTATTATTCGACCTATTTCCAGAGTAAAATCCTGATTCCAATGGAAGCACATTGTGCTTGTTTTAAGCACTATTTCTTAAAACAAGTTGCTAACAGATACAAAAAGACACTTTCACTTGTAAATAAAGTCGAGAAGTGGCTTGAGTAAGTTTAGAATATGCATACAGCAATCTCCTATATGAATTATGAGATATAAAtactatattttacattatttgagTCGCTGAGATCATTTTTTAAGTAGGTGTCTGGTAGAGTACGGTGAAATAATGAAATGGGAATAATTACCCGTCGCCCATAGATTTCCCCGCGGATTGACTTTGATCTTCGCTACTTTATTCCTCAGTTCAGTCAAATCTAGACTAACTGAAGACGTTTTTGAGATAAAGGAGAAAAGCACCAGGTACGTGAAGAGTCCAAACTGGCAAAAACTATATAGAGACAAACCGG encodes:
- the tspan3b gene encoding tetraspanin-3b, with the translated sequence MGQCGVISSKTVLVFLNLIFWAAAGILCYIGAYVFITYDDYDHFFEDIYTLIPAVVIIAVGTLLFIIGFIGCCATIRESHCGLATFSAVLLLVFATEVVVVVLGYIYRAKVEAEVNHSIQKVYNEYNGTNTDAPSRVIDYVQRQLHCCGIHNYSDWMNTPWFTESRNYSVPVSCCKPTISNCTGTLTRPGDLYPEGCEALVVKKLKDIMLYVILAALTFAAIQMLGLLCACVVLCRRGHDPAYELLVSTGLDA
- the nmbb gene encoding neuromedin Bb gives rise to the protein MSGLSLYSFCQFGLFTYLVLFSFISKTSSVSLDLTELRNKVAKIKVNPRGNLWATGHFMGKKSVVDSLFPPDGGALNPLQVGADDLYQEVLKTALQARLQSSDNSSKNEDTEVFMKILENYIQGKRKW